Proteins from one Salarias fasciatus chromosome 14, fSalaFa1.1, whole genome shotgun sequence genomic window:
- the LOC115400347 gene encoding complement C2, which translates to MPVTLILWILLFFSVGEDCEAASLQDYDYTYEDGDYEDPQPLNCSVAESIKGGRVSFSQGGLQGSVLTYHCAPSQYPFPVSYRVCEASGDWSPMRLASGRLVSRATCKDVLCPAQLQLDHGEFWPRDQWFRVGMTQSFSCQEGFTLEGSAQRNCTLSGEWTGHTPVCSHHDPADDCNDPGIPPGAQRTAGHFHLGEKLTYWCQTGLDLLGSAERICLKNREWSGSTPRCQGPNTFDSPSSVAASIAGSFAGVMDVLSPDAKKKSEDESFGRAFRVADVGRMHVYILLDTSGSIKKDDFELSRNATAALIRKLDSYDVQMNFHVLSFASKTRDIVNITDTETSGNVDDVLWYLTEFDYRSHGRKTGTNLYEALYRVLEMMSIFKQNRHTNHFNETQNIIIIETDGYSNTGSKPLLALRQIRKLLGYNHTAQYHTHETMLDVYVFGVGENVNRAELDALASKKSDEQHFFVLKNFEVLGNVFNSIISDESVTMCGIAQESITEEERKEGVKANTEPWHVTLQSPEWGPEKKCRGSIVSQNWVLTAAHCFAKVSSGRVAKDVSIEYGDGSLKVNKVIMHPEYNTYALQHRNVSEFYDYDVALVQLKESIPLSRSARPICLPCTIPATRAMKKINSTCEEHRKELLGHQTTPAFFIHNKQERKATHIHLDNQRAACVEKARQTLDHPTDVTLNEYVTDRFLCSGGTAGYQDAVTCKGDSGGSLFLQKRLRYFQVGVVSWGITDTCAPKSGSKMYSNNRPPPDARDFHIDIFKIMPWLKQHLGQEIQFLPDIH; encoded by the exons ATGCCCGTCACACTAATACTGTGGATCTTACTCTTTTTCTCAGTGGGAGAGG ATTGTGAAGCAGCTTCCCTGCAGGACTATGATTATACCTACGAAGATGGAGACTACGAGGATCCACAGCCTCTCAACTGCTCAGTAGCAGAGAGCATCAAAGGTGGACGTGTCTCCTTCTCTCAG GGCGGGCTACAGGGCAGCGTACTGACCTACCACTGTGCTCCGAGCCAATATCCATTCCCTGTCAGCTACAGAGTGTGTGAGGCCAGTGGTGACTGGTCGCCCATGAGACTGGCCAGTGGTCGGCTTGTGTCTCGAGCCACATGCAAAG ACGTGCTGTGTCCggctcagctccagctggatcATGGAGAGTTCTGGCCCCGGGACCAGTGGTTTCGCGTCGGGATGACTCAGAGCTTCTCCTGCCAGGAAGGGTTCACCCTGGAAGGGTCAGCCCAGAGAAACTGCACTCTCTCCGGAGAATGGACAGGACACACTCCTGTCTGTAGCCACCATG ATCCAGCTGATGACTGCAATGATCCAGGGATTCCACCAGGGGCGCAGAGGACAGCTGGTCATTTTCACCTTGGAGAGAAGTTGACTTACTGGTGTCAGACCGGTTTGGATCTGTTGGGCTCGGCTGAGAGAATTTGTCTGAAAAACAGGGAGTGGAGTGGCTCAACACCACGCTGCCAag gccCAAATACCTTTGATTCCCCCAGCTCTGTAGCTGCATCCATAGCAGGGTCGTTTGCCGGAGTGATGGATGTACTCTCACCTGACgccaaaaagaaaa GTGAAGACGAGAGTTTTGGTCGAGCCTTTCGTGTGGCAGACGTCGGTCGCATGCACGTCTACATTTTACTGGACACGTCAGGAAGCATCAAAAAGGACGACTTCGAATTATCAAGGAATGCAACTGCTGCTTTGATTAGAAAG ctTGACAGCTACGACGTACAGATGAATTTCCATGTGTTGTCATTTGCCAGCAAGACTAGAGACATCGTGAACATCACAGACACGGAGACAAGTGGCAACGTCGACGACGTCTTATGGTACCTGACGGAATTCGACTATCGGA GTCACGGGCGTAAAACTGGCACCAACCTCTACGAGGCCTTATACCGTGTCCTGGAGATGATGAGCATCTTCaagcaaaacagacacacaaaccattttaatgaaactcagaacatcatcatcatcgagACAGACG GCTACTCCAACACGGGGTCCAAACCTTTGCTCGCCCTCAGGCAGATCAGGAAACTGTTGGGTTACAACCACACAGCCCAGTACCACACACACGAAACCATGCTCG ATGTCTATGTTTTTGGTGTTGGGGAAAATGTAAACAGAGCGGAGTTAGACGCTTTGGCATCCAAGAAAAGTGACGAGCAGCATTTCTTCGTCTTGAAGAACTTTGAGGTTTTGGGAAATGTGTTCAACAGCATAATCA GTGATGAGAGTGTGACGATGTGTGGAATAGCTCAGGAGAGTATcactgaagaggagaggaaggaaggcGTGAAAGCCAACACTGAGCCCTGGCACGTGACTCTGCAATCC cctGAATGGGGGCCTGAAAAGAAGTGCCGCGGGTCCATTGTGAGTCAGAACTGGGTGCTGACGGCCGCTCACTGCTTCGCCAAAGTGAGCTCAGGCAGGGTCGCAAAGGATGTGTCCATAGAATATG GTGATGGCTCATTGAAGGTCAATAAAGTGATCATGCACCCCGAGTACAACACCTACGCACTGCAACACAGAAATGTGTCTGAGTTTTACGACTACGATGTAGCTCTGGTGCAGTTGAAAGAGAGCATCCCACTGTCCAGGTCAGCCAG ACCGATCTGCTTGCCGTGTACCATACCAGCCACCCGAGCCATGAAGAAGATCAACTCTACCTGTGAAGAGCACA GAAAGGAGCTCCTAGGACACCAGACGACTCCTGCCTTTTTCATCCACAACAAACAAGAACGCAAAGCAACACACATTCACCTGGACAACCAG AGGGCTGCGTGTGTGGAGAAAGCCAGGCAAACACTTGATCATCCTACTGATGTAACTCTGAATGAGTATGTAACAGACAGGTTCCTCTGCTCCGGGGGCACCGCTGGGTACCAGGACGCCGTCACCTGCAAAG gtgatTCTGGAGGATCTCTGTTTCTGCAAAAAAGACTGCGCTACTTCCAG